One region of Chlorobiota bacterium genomic DNA includes:
- a CDS encoding DUF971 domain-containing protein, which translates to MHPLNFEQPSPELLAIRWQDETTSTISTTLLRQHCPCTNCRSNAHLIPTNGRSLLTQSMTTIRELVLIGSRQLQIIWEDGHQWGLYSWEMLRTLADQKLPGPEPNPPRRGG; encoded by the coding sequence TTGAGCAGCCCTCCCCCGAACTGCTTGCCATCCGGTGGCAGGATGAAACAACGTCAACCATTTCCACAACCTTACTCCGCCAGCATTGCCCTTGCACAAACTGCCGTTCCAACGCACACTTGATTCCAACGAACGGACGCAGCCTGCTTACCCAATCCATGACCACCATCCGGGAGCTGGTGCTGATTGGAAGCCGCCAGTTGCAGATCATTTGGGAGGACGGGCATCAGTGGGGATTGTACAGCTGGGAAATGCTCCGAACCCTTGCCGACCAGAAGCTGCCGGGCCCGGAACCGAACCCGCCACGGAGGGGGGGATAA
- the alr gene encoding alanine racemase, producing MSATRAMIDRAALRNNLGVIRRTIPPTTRVMGVVKANCYGHSTELSVPVLLDEGIDLFGVANVEEGRRLRQSGLEGTIVVLGPPIPGSMAAYGQHRLEALVSNERMATQLAESTPIGASVNVHLFVDTGMARNGARPNDAVELLRLIATLPQLNIVGFASHFATSDEPENPFALQQIEIFRTTLGQATDAGFRFRDVHLANSGGIFNFPDSHYSVVRPGLSLYGYHPTQSRHASSGLLPVMHLHTRVANVTRFPAGVSVSYGRRYFTKQETEIATLPIGYGDGLMRTLTNNLNVLIAGGSFPVVGTICMDEVMVDLGPDSRIQPGETAVLIGRSGNRQIGADQLAEAAGTIPYEICTNVSARVPRIAANW from the coding sequence ATGAGCGCAACCCGCGCAATGATTGATCGGGCCGCGTTGCGGAACAACTTGGGCGTTATCCGGCGCACGATTCCGCCAACAACCCGGGTGATGGGCGTTGTGAAAGCCAACTGCTACGGCCACTCCACCGAACTCTCCGTTCCGGTCCTTCTTGATGAAGGGATTGATCTGTTCGGGGTGGCGAATGTTGAGGAAGGGCGGCGGCTGCGGCAATCGGGGCTTGAAGGAACGATTGTGGTGCTGGGCCCCCCGATTCCGGGAAGCATGGCGGCCTACGGCCAGCACCGGCTGGAGGCATTGGTCAGCAACGAACGAATGGCCACGCAGCTTGCCGAATCCACCCCGATTGGAGCTTCGGTGAACGTCCACCTGTTTGTTGACACCGGCATGGCGCGCAACGGCGCACGCCCCAACGACGCGGTGGAGCTGCTTCGATTGATCGCAACGTTGCCGCAGCTGAATATCGTCGGTTTTGCCAGCCACTTCGCCACCAGCGATGAGCCGGAAAACCCGTTCGCCCTTCAGCAAATCGAAATTTTCCGAACCACGCTTGGCCAAGCAACCGATGCCGGCTTCCGGTTCCGCGACGTTCATTTGGCGAACAGCGGCGGCATCTTCAATTTCCCTGATTCCCATTATTCGGTGGTTCGCCCGGGGTTGTCGCTGTACGGCTACCACCCCACCCAATCGCGCCATGCCAGCAGTGGCTTGCTTCCGGTGATGCACTTGCACACCCGCGTTGCCAACGTCACGCGGTTCCCCGCCGGAGTATCGGTCAGCTACGGGCGGCGGTATTTCACAAAGCAGGAAACCGAGATTGCCACGCTCCCAATCGGCTATGGCGACGGACTGATGCGGACGCTGACCAACAACCTGAATGTGCTGATTGCCGGCGGCAGCTTCCCCGTTGTCGGGACCATCTGCATGGATGAAGTGATGGTGGATTTGGGACCCGATTCCCGAATTCAACCTGGCGAGACTGCGGTGCTGATTGGCCGCAGCGGGAACCGCCAGATTGGTGCCGACCAGCTTGCCGAGGCTGCCGGGACCATCCCCTACGAAATCTGTACGAACGTCTCGGCACGGGTCCCGCGCATTGCCGCCAATTGGTGA
- a CDS encoding mannose-1-phosphate guanylyltransferase — MKIFAVIMAGGVGSRLWPKSREASPKQLLHILGDGTMIQNTVARLQPMVPFQDIFIVTNRSQVEAIHQQTPQIPRENIIAEPFGRNTAPCVALAATILRDRDPEGVMVVLPADHWIQNVGEFQQKLRLACEAAQEMRCLVTMGIAPTRPETGYGYIQWLDRADQANRFFEQGLRPVKTFAEKPDLTTAQEFLESGDFLWNSGMFAWRVDTIIEEFQQHLPELMEQAESIHAAIGSDYYADQLENIYGQIAPISIDYGIMEKSRRVYVTQCEFGWSDVGSWDETYRLSRKDNNGNSIVGDVITIDTSNSFIRTAGKMIATVGIKDLIVIDTDDALLICHRGDSQRVQGVVDYLRRKKISSLL; from the coding sequence ATGAAAATTTTCGCAGTGATTATGGCCGGCGGCGTTGGCTCACGTTTGTGGCCCAAAAGCCGTGAGGCCAGCCCGAAGCAACTTCTCCACATCCTTGGCGATGGGACAATGATCCAAAACACGGTGGCGCGGCTTCAGCCGATGGTTCCGTTCCAGGATATTTTCATCGTCACTAACCGAAGCCAGGTGGAGGCGATCCACCAGCAAACGCCGCAGATTCCTCGGGAGAATATTATTGCCGAACCGTTCGGGCGGAACACCGCGCCCTGCGTAGCATTGGCGGCCACGATCCTTCGCGACAGGGACCCGGAAGGGGTGATGGTGGTGCTTCCGGCCGACCATTGGATCCAGAATGTTGGGGAGTTCCAGCAGAAATTGCGGCTTGCCTGCGAAGCCGCCCAGGAGATGCGGTGCCTTGTCACGATGGGAATCGCCCCCACCCGACCGGAGACCGGCTACGGCTACATCCAATGGCTGGACCGTGCCGACCAAGCGAACCGTTTTTTTGAGCAGGGCCTGCGCCCGGTGAAAACCTTCGCCGAAAAGCCGGACCTGACCACCGCCCAAGAGTTTTTAGAAAGCGGCGATTTTTTATGGAACAGCGGAATGTTTGCGTGGCGGGTGGATACCATCATCGAGGAATTCCAGCAGCACTTGCCGGAGCTGATGGAGCAGGCGGAGTCCATCCACGCCGCCATTGGCTCCGATTATTACGCCGATCAGTTGGAGAATATCTATGGCCAGATCGCGCCAATCTCGATTGATTACGGCATCATGGAAAAATCCCGGCGGGTGTATGTAACCCAGTGCGAATTCGGCTGGAGCGATGTGGGAAGCTGGGACGAGACCTACCGCTTGTCGCGCAAGGACAACAACGGGAACTCCATTGTTGGGGATGTCATCACGATTGATACCAGCAACAGCTTCATCCGAACCGCAGGGAAGATGATCGCCACGGTGGGGATCAAAGATTTGATTGTGATTGACACCGACGACGCGCTCCTGATCTGCCACCGGGGGGATTCGCAGCGGGTGCAAGGGGTGGTGGATTACCTGCGGCGGAAAAAGATCAGCAGCTTGCTGTAA
- a CDS encoding septal ring lytic transglycosylase RlpA family protein, giving the protein MRSFFFDRSNGATRAWLSPLLLLGFLGWLLLPSLLQGQALEEAADSTWQVSEERPIVTDTLLAPSDTLFLSDTLDSLLPDTVSPDTLFLEEGIIIQLEGEASYYADKFEGRKTSCGETFQQDELTAAHREFPFGTILKVMNRTTGLHTIVRINDRGPWKPSRIIDLSRCAAEQVGMLNAGVANVRIEILRWGP; this is encoded by the coding sequence GTGCGCAGCTTCTTTTTCGACAGATCCAACGGAGCCACGCGGGCATGGCTATCGCCACTGCTGTTGCTGGGGTTTCTGGGCTGGTTGCTGCTTCCATCTCTACTTCAGGGGCAAGCGTTGGAGGAAGCGGCCGATAGCACGTGGCAGGTGAGCGAGGAACGCCCCATCGTGACCGACACGCTTCTTGCCCCTTCCGACACGCTGTTCCTTTCGGATACTCTAGATTCTCTACTTCCCGACACCGTATCCCCCGACACTCTATTTCTTGAAGAAGGGATCATCATCCAGCTTGAGGGGGAGGCCAGCTACTACGCCGACAAGTTTGAGGGGCGGAAGACTTCGTGCGGGGAAACGTTCCAGCAGGATGAGCTGACAGCAGCCCACCGTGAGTTCCCATTTGGAACCATTCTGAAAGTGATGAACCGCACCACGGGGCTGCATACCATTGTCCGGATCAACGACCGTGGGCCATGGAAACCGTCCCGAATCATTGACCTTTCCCGATGCGCTGCCGAGCAAGTGGGGATGCTGAACGCGGGGGTTGCGAACGTTCGCATAGAAATTTTGCGTTGGGGGCCGTAA